Proteins found in one Labrus bergylta chromosome 8, fLabBer1.1, whole genome shotgun sequence genomic segment:
- the josd2 gene encoding josephin-2 has product MSEGEVFHEKQRLELCAIHALNNVLQERVFTKETADDICKRLAPQCVVNPHRSVLGTGNYDVNVIMAALQSRELAAVWWDKRRTVQSLCMSKVQGFILNVPSRVSLGIVSLPLRRRHWLAVRQVNGQYYNLDSKLKSPACIGGEAELRTFLSEQLSQDVAEMLLVVQREVEEDGSWLNSDNPKK; this is encoded by the exons ATGAGCGAAGGAGAGGTGTTTCATGAGAAGCAACGATTGGAGCTGTGCGCGATTCATGCACTGAACAACGTCCTCCAGGAGCGGGTGTTCACCAAAGAGACAGCCGATGACATCTGCAAAAG ACTGGCTCCACAGTGTGTGGTGAACCCTCATCGCTCAGTGTTAGGCACTGGGAATTATGACGTCAACGTCATCATGGCGGCACTACAGAGCCGGGAACTGGCTGCAGTGTGGTGGGACAAACGCAG GACGGTTCAGAGCCTTTGCATGTCAAAGGTCCAGGGTTTCATTCTTAATGTCCCATCACGGGTATCTCTTGGAATCGTCTCCCTCCCACTCCGACGGCGGCACTGGCTCGCAGTTCGGCAAGTTAATGGTCAATATTACAACTTGGACTCCAAACTGAAGAGTCCTGCCTGTATTGGAGGAGAAGCAGAACTACG cACGTTTCTCAGTGAGCAGCTTTCTCAGGACGTGGCCGAAATGCTCCTGGTCGTCCAGCGGGAAGTGGAGGAGGATGGCTCGTGGCTGAACTCTGATAACCCCAAGAAGTGA